One stretch of Caldalkalibacillus uzonensis DNA includes these proteins:
- the gcvPB gene encoding aminomethyl-transferring glycine dehydrogenase subunit GcvPB — MVKSGEKALIFEMSQEGRVAYSLPENDVPEVDITEVIPAEFLRQKPAELPEVSELQLIRHYTELSRRNHGIDSGFYPLGSCTMKYNPKVHEDVARYTGFARIHPYQPEESVQGALQLMYELQQYLKEITGMDAVTLQPAAGAQGEWTGLMMIRAYHQSRGEGEQRTKVLVPDSAHGTNPASAKMAGFETVTIPSNDKGLVDLEALKQALGPDTAALMLTNPNTLGLFETEIVEIADLVHAAGGLLYYDGANANAILGKARPGDMGFDVVHLNLHKTFTTPHGGGGPGSGPVGVKKELVPFLPVPVLKKEGDRYTFDYDLPHSIGRVKAYYGNFGINVRAYAYIRTMGDEGLRKVSEYAVLNANYMMRKLAPYFDLPYDQHCKHEFVLSGKRQKKLGVRTLDMAKRLLDFGFHPPTIYFPLIVEECLMIEPTETESKETLDEFIDTLIQIAKEAEEKPEIVQEAPHHTVVRRLDEVTAARKPVVRWYPAAQD, encoded by the coding sequence ATGGTTAAATCAGGAGAAAAAGCCCTCATTTTTGAAATGAGCCAAGAAGGGCGTGTGGCCTATTCCTTGCCGGAGAATGATGTGCCTGAAGTGGACATCACCGAAGTGATTCCTGCCGAGTTCTTGCGCCAGAAGCCGGCTGAGCTGCCTGAGGTGTCGGAACTGCAATTGATTCGCCACTACACTGAGCTGTCCCGCCGCAACCACGGAATTGATTCCGGATTTTATCCTCTTGGATCATGCACGATGAAGTATAATCCCAAAGTGCATGAGGATGTGGCCCGTTATACCGGTTTTGCCCGCATCCACCCCTATCAGCCTGAGGAAAGTGTGCAAGGGGCTTTACAGCTGATGTATGAACTGCAGCAATACCTGAAGGAAATTACAGGAATGGATGCAGTTACTTTGCAGCCGGCTGCAGGCGCCCAGGGAGAGTGGACCGGATTGATGATGATCCGGGCTTATCACCAGTCCCGTGGCGAGGGAGAGCAGCGGACCAAAGTGCTTGTCCCCGACTCAGCCCATGGCACCAACCCGGCCAGCGCCAAGATGGCCGGGTTTGAAACGGTGACCATCCCGTCCAATGACAAAGGGTTGGTGGACCTTGAAGCTTTGAAACAAGCACTGGGACCTGATACAGCAGCATTGATGTTAACCAATCCCAACACCTTGGGACTGTTTGAAACGGAAATTGTGGAGATTGCTGATTTGGTGCATGCTGCTGGCGGCTTGCTCTATTATGACGGGGCCAATGCCAACGCCATTTTGGGCAAGGCACGGCCGGGTGATATGGGGTTTGACGTGGTGCACCTCAACCTGCACAAAACCTTTACCACACCCCATGGCGGGGGAGGACCGGGTTCCGGGCCGGTTGGTGTGAAAAAGGAGCTGGTCCCCTTTCTGCCCGTTCCAGTCTTGAAAAAAGAAGGTGACCGCTATACATTTGATTATGATTTGCCCCACTCTATCGGGCGTGTTAAGGCTTACTACGGCAACTTTGGCATTAATGTGCGGGCGTATGCTTATATCCGTACCATGGGAGACGAAGGCTTGCGCAAAGTATCGGAGTACGCTGTCCTTAACGCCAACTACATGATGCGCAAGCTGGCTCCTTATTTTGACTTGCCTTATGACCAGCATTGCAAGCATGAGTTCGTGCTCTCCGGCAAGCGGCAGAAGAAACTGGGTGTGCGGACGTTGGACATGGCCAAACGTTTGCTTGACTTTGGTTTCCATCCGCCAACCATCTACTTCCCGCTCATTGTGGAAGAATGTTTGATGATTGAACCAACGGAAACAGAGTCGAAGGAGACATTGGATGAATTTATTGATACGCTGATCCAGATTGCCAAAGAAGCTGAAGAAAAACCTGAGATCGTGCAGGAGGCGCCTCATCATACGGTTGTCCGCCGGCTGGATGAAGTGACTGCAGCGCGGAAACCGGTTGTCCGCTGGTATCCTGCTGCACAGGATTAA
- the gcvPA gene encoding aminomethyl-transferring glycine dehydrogenase subunit GcvPA, with product MKFRYLPMTEEDKRQMLEDIGVSSVEELFSDIPEQVRFKGKMNLPKPMDETALTKHMMRLAEQNAHQLKYTSFLGAGTYEHYIPAVVNHVISRSEFYTAYTPYQPEISQGELQAVFEFQTMICELTGMDVANSSMYDGPTALAEAAAMAFGFGKADKIVISRGVHPESRHILHTYATGLGMEIVEIGLVNGVTDLDELAKQVDENTAAVIVQHPNFLGYLEDLARVESIAHSIKKGLMVVSSNPLALGILEPPGKYGADVVVGDVQPFGIPSSFGGPHCGYFAVTKSFMRKIPGRLVGQTTDEEGRRGFVLTLQAREQHIRRDKATSNICSNQALNAIAASVALSALGKKGVQEMALLNIQKAQYAKLKLSEVDGVQPAFDQPFFNEFVLKLPRPVAEVNSELLEHDIIGGYDLGRDYPELANHMLVAVTEIRTREEIDRFAAVLGGMING from the coding sequence GTGAAGTTCCGCTATCTGCCAATGACAGAAGAGGATAAGCGCCAGATGTTAGAGGACATTGGGGTTAGCTCCGTAGAGGAATTGTTCTCGGACATTCCTGAACAAGTGAGATTTAAGGGCAAGATGAATCTCCCCAAGCCCATGGATGAAACTGCGTTAACCAAACACATGATGAGATTGGCTGAACAAAATGCCCATCAGTTGAAGTATACCTCTTTTTTAGGTGCTGGCACTTATGAGCATTACATTCCTGCCGTCGTGAACCATGTGATTTCCCGGTCTGAATTCTACACAGCTTATACCCCGTATCAGCCGGAGATCAGCCAAGGTGAATTGCAGGCTGTGTTTGAATTTCAGACGATGATTTGTGAACTGACCGGCATGGATGTGGCCAACTCTTCCATGTATGACGGTCCCACTGCGCTGGCTGAAGCAGCGGCCATGGCCTTTGGATTTGGCAAGGCCGACAAAATTGTGATCTCCCGTGGTGTGCACCCCGAGTCGCGCCACATTTTGCACACCTATGCCACAGGATTGGGTATGGAGATTGTTGAAATCGGCTTAGTCAATGGAGTGACCGATCTGGATGAATTGGCCAAGCAAGTGGATGAAAACACGGCTGCTGTGATTGTGCAGCATCCTAACTTTTTAGGGTACCTTGAAGATTTGGCACGGGTGGAAAGCATTGCCCACAGTATCAAAAAGGGGTTAATGGTGGTCAGTTCCAATCCCCTGGCTTTGGGCATCTTGGAACCACCTGGTAAATACGGTGCTGATGTGGTGGTCGGGGATGTGCAACCGTTTGGCATCCCGTCCAGTTTTGGGGGTCCTCACTGCGGTTACTTTGCCGTGACCAAGTCTTTCATGCGTAAGATTCCCGGCCGGCTGGTCGGTCAAACAACAGATGAAGAGGGAAGACGGGGCTTTGTCTTAACCCTGCAGGCCAGAGAACAGCATATCCGCCGTGATAAAGCGACTTCTAACATTTGTTCCAATCAGGCCTTAAATGCCATTGCGGCTTCAGTGGCCTTGTCTGCGCTGGGGAAAAAAGGCGTGCAAGAGATGGCCCTGCTCAATATTCAAAAAGCCCAGTATGCCAAACTGAAACTGAGTGAAGTGGATGGAGTACAACCGGCCTTCGACCAGCCCTTCTTTAACGAGTTTGTGCTTAAGCTGCCCCGTCCGGTGGCTGAGGTGAACAGCGAACTGCTGGAACATGACATCATCGGTGGTTATGACTTGGGACGTGATTATCCTGAATTGGCGAACCACATGCTGGTTGCTGTGACAGAAATCAGAACCCGGGAAGAGATTGACCGGTTTGCTGCGGTACTGGGAGGGATGATTAATGGTTAA
- the gcvT gene encoding glycine cleavage system aminomethyltransferase GcvT, with protein sequence MAGLRRTPLYPIYEKYGAKTIDFGGWELPVQFSSIKEEHEAVRTKAGLFDVSHMGEVTVKGRDALTFLQKMVTNDVSRLVDGQAQYTAMCYPDGGTVDDLLIYRKAEDDYLLVINAANIEKDVDWLQKHVESDVEIKNISAEVAQLALQGPVAESVLQMITKEDLGQIKFFRFKEDVDLDGVKALMSRTGYTGEDGFEIYLDSRDAIDLWEKIMEAGKDHGVLPCGLGARDTLRFEARLPLYGNELGPDITPIEAGIGFAVKVDKEVDFIGKETLKDQKENGAPRKLVGIEMIGRGIPRHGYPVFVGETQVGHVTTGTQSPTLKKNVGLVLIDRAYADLGQEVEVEIRHKRIPAKVVKTPFYQRPKQ encoded by the coding sequence GTGGCTGGTTTGCGCAGGACGCCACTCTATCCAATTTATGAGAAATATGGTGCTAAAACCATTGATTTTGGTGGCTGGGAATTGCCTGTCCAATTTAGCAGTATCAAAGAGGAGCACGAGGCGGTACGTACCAAAGCGGGGTTGTTTGACGTATCCCATATGGGTGAGGTGACGGTCAAGGGACGGGATGCCCTGACCTTTTTGCAGAAGATGGTGACCAATGATGTCTCCCGCCTGGTTGACGGTCAAGCACAGTATACGGCCATGTGTTATCCTGACGGAGGAACTGTGGATGATTTGCTGATTTACCGCAAGGCAGAGGATGATTACCTCCTGGTGATTAATGCAGCCAACATTGAGAAGGATGTGGATTGGTTACAAAAACATGTGGAAAGCGACGTTGAAATCAAAAATATTTCGGCTGAAGTGGCCCAACTGGCGCTGCAGGGACCGGTGGCTGAATCTGTTTTGCAAATGATAACAAAAGAAGACTTAGGCCAAATTAAATTTTTTCGCTTTAAAGAAGACGTCGATTTAGATGGTGTTAAGGCCCTTATGTCCCGTACCGGGTATACGGGAGAAGACGGCTTTGAAATTTACCTGGACTCCAGGGATGCCATCGATCTGTGGGAGAAGATTATGGAAGCCGGCAAGGATCATGGGGTGCTGCCCTGTGGGCTGGGCGCCAGGGATACCTTGCGCTTTGAAGCTCGTCTGCCTCTGTACGGCAACGAACTGGGCCCGGATATTACGCCGATTGAAGCGGGGATCGGCTTTGCCGTAAAGGTGGACAAAGAGGTTGATTTTATCGGCAAAGAGACGCTCAAAGACCAGAAAGAAAACGGGGCCCCCCGCAAACTGGTCGGAATCGAGATGATCGGAAGGGGCATCCCGCGTCATGGTTATCCGGTCTTCGTTGGGGAGACACAAGTTGGCCATGTCACCACCGGGACCCAATCCCCTACTTTGAAGAAGAATGTAGGGCTGGTTCTTATAGACAGAGCGTATGCTGATCTGGGACAGGAAGTGGAGGTTGAGATCCGCCACAAGCGCATTCCGGCCAAAGTGGTGAAAACCCCGTTTTACCAGCGGCCAAAACAATAA
- a CDS encoding DEAD/DEAH box helicase translates to MNIPIYFKHDWLPTLEQKIKDDGPWDKLDLFQLALQAEKSLMIPDFDSLACLDHLPNLTPYPHQIEAAKKVLTEMHGRAILADEVGLGKTIEAGLILKEYMVRGLVKKALILVPASLVIQWTKELTQKLAIPAVAQKKEYMWKQCDILVASIDTAKRPPHREHVLEQEYDMIIVDEAHKLKNPKSKNYEFMLQLKKKYCLLLTATPVQNEISELFHLVSLLRPGVLGDAPAFQKHYVKGKRQTKNNEQLQALLSKVMIRNMRKDGGVHFTKRFVHNIYLDLSPEEKTLYDAVTRFVREHYQQELGIANIFSLITLQKEVCSSKEATFLTLYNMFQKCGELSPLRQKIWELISLIKKIETHTKAQKMVELIKDIGDKVIVFTEYRATQDYLQRILYEHGITSVPFRGGFRRNKKDWMTELFEKRAQVLIATEAGGEGINLQFCNHIINYDLPWNPMRVEQRIGRVHRLGQKRDVYIYNLSTKGTIEAYILHLLYEKINLFEMVIGELDEIIDRLELNQSLEDNLTDIVLKSESTREMEIKLENLSHYIQSVQGRIKNQAQISAEQGESV, encoded by the coding sequence ATGAACATCCCCATCTATTTTAAACATGACTGGCTTCCTACCTTGGAACAGAAAATCAAGGATGATGGACCCTGGGATAAGCTTGATTTGTTCCAACTGGCCTTACAAGCTGAAAAAAGCTTAATGATTCCTGACTTTGATTCTCTGGCTTGTCTCGATCATCTGCCCAATTTAACGCCTTACCCCCACCAGATAGAGGCAGCCAAAAAAGTGTTGACCGAGATGCATGGCCGGGCCATTTTGGCTGATGAAGTGGGACTGGGCAAAACGATCGAGGCCGGGTTGATTTTAAAAGAGTATATGGTGCGGGGGCTGGTCAAAAAGGCCCTGATTCTCGTGCCCGCCTCCCTGGTCATCCAATGGACCAAGGAATTGACCCAAAAATTGGCCATCCCAGCCGTAGCCCAAAAAAAGGAGTATATGTGGAAGCAGTGTGATATTCTCGTCGCTTCGATTGATACAGCCAAGCGTCCTCCCCACCGTGAGCATGTCCTGGAGCAGGAATACGACATGATCATTGTTGATGAAGCCCACAAGCTTAAAAACCCAAAATCTAAGAATTATGAGTTTATGCTGCAGTTAAAGAAAAAATATTGTCTATTGCTCACTGCCACCCCTGTCCAAAATGAAATAAGCGAGTTGTTTCACCTGGTCTCCCTCCTGCGCCCTGGTGTTTTGGGTGATGCTCCGGCTTTTCAGAAACATTATGTAAAGGGCAAACGCCAAACCAAAAACAACGAGCAACTGCAAGCGCTGCTCTCTAAAGTGATGATCCGCAACATGCGCAAGGACGGAGGGGTCCATTTTACCAAGCGGTTTGTCCATAATATTTACCTGGATCTCTCTCCTGAGGAAAAAACATTGTATGATGCCGTCACCCGTTTTGTACGGGAACATTATCAGCAGGAATTGGGCATCGCCAACATTTTTTCCTTGATCACACTCCAAAAAGAAGTCTGCTCCAGCAAAGAAGCTACGTTCCTTACCTTGTACAACATGTTTCAAAAATGCGGCGAACTTTCTCCCTTACGGCAAAAAATCTGGGAGCTTATTTCATTAATCAAAAAGATTGAAACCCATACCAAAGCCCAGAAAATGGTCGAGCTAATTAAGGATATTGGGGATAAAGTGATTGTCTTTACCGAATACCGGGCCACACAAGACTACCTGCAACGCATCTTGTATGAACACGGCATTACATCAGTCCCCTTCAGGGGTGGTTTCAGGCGCAACAAAAAGGATTGGATGACCGAGTTGTTTGAAAAGCGGGCTCAAGTTTTGATTGCCACCGAAGCTGGTGGTGAAGGCATCAACCTGCAGTTTTGCAACCATATTATTAATTACGACCTCCCGTGGAATCCCATGCGTGTTGAACAACGAATTGGACGGGTGCACCGTTTAGGCCAAAAAAGGGATGTGTACATCTACAACCTGTCCACCAAAGGTACCATCGAAGCGTATATTTTACATTTACTGTACGAAAAAATTAATCTGTTTGAAATGGTGATCGGGGAGCTGGACGAGATCATTGACCGTCTAGAGCTCAATCAATCCCTTGAGGATAACTTGACCGATATTGTCTTGAAATCAGAATCCACACGTGAAATGGAAATAAAATTAGAGAACTTGTCTCATTATATCCAATCGGTTCAAGGCAGAATCAAAAACCAAGCACAAATAAGTGCAGAACAGGGGGAGTCTGTATGA
- a CDS encoding YqhG family protein, producing MTSEELYRYVEQYVQAQECTIIDKGPAHLTVQLSVQADKDIMERHYYWMFVERTGAEPEPMTITFCFDPEQMPDNTGSRTELIHFGCWRLHQIFQSCQKHGQFIRLYEEVSQSSSTRGLTPWICINYKISFISDQKKDLFYPLGFNLINGEIMAPFDQVLDQYRLTPKIPDYHFTITPIFSLKSALKRIEMYLHDYLDCLDKTWAQEANARLDNEAQLIRTFFQQSHHEEEVLQRRLEEIEEYRPKIEVIPINMGLFYLKTHPRTKLNVI from the coding sequence ATGACCAGTGAAGAGCTGTATCGCTATGTGGAGCAATATGTACAGGCACAAGAATGCACCATTATTGACAAAGGGCCTGCCCATCTGACCGTTCAATTGTCTGTGCAGGCCGATAAGGATATTATGGAACGTCATTATTATTGGATGTTTGTGGAGCGGACCGGTGCTGAACCGGAACCGATGACCATCACCTTCTGTTTTGATCCGGAACAGATGCCAGATAACACCGGCAGCCGCACCGAATTGATTCATTTCGGGTGCTGGCGCCTGCATCAGATCTTTCAGTCCTGTCAAAAGCACGGCCAGTTTATCCGCCTGTATGAAGAAGTATCACAATCCTCTTCCACCCGCGGACTCACCCCGTGGATTTGTATCAATTATAAAATTTCTTTTATCAGTGATCAGAAAAAAGATTTATTTTATCCCCTGGGCTTTAACCTGATCAACGGGGAAATTATGGCCCCCTTTGACCAAGTGCTGGATCAATACCGTTTAACACCCAAAATTCCTGACTACCATTTTACAATAACGCCCATTTTTTCCCTTAAGTCTGCGCTGAAGCGGATTGAAATGTATCTCCATGATTACCTTGATTGCCTGGACAAAACATGGGCCCAAGAGGCCAACGCACGCTTAGATAACGAGGCACAACTGATCCGTACTTTTTTCCAACAAAGCCATCATGAGGAAGAAGTGTTACAGAGGCGGTTGGAGGAAATTGAGGAATACCGACCCAAAATTGAAGTGATTCCTATTAATATGGGCTTGTTTTACCTGAAAACCCATCCCCGAACAAAGCTGAATGTCATATGA
- a CDS encoding YqzE family protein, whose protein sequence is MSSQELIKFLTQTLVKYMDTPSDERKKRKHMRKVQRGEWHVHWFGMVPAALNMLLRPLVQLVGKMPPLNKWLKA, encoded by the coding sequence ATGTCCTCGCAGGAACTCATTAAATTTTTAACCCAAACATTGGTGAAGTATATGGACACTCCCAGCGATGAACGGAAGAAACGGAAGCACATGCGGAAGGTGCAGCGTGGCGAGTGGCATGTCCATTGGTTTGGCATGGTTCCGGCTGCTTTAAACATGTTGTTGCGTCCGCTGGTACAGCTTGTGGGTAAAATGCCTCCCTTGAATAAATGGTTAAAAGCATAA
- a CDS encoding shikimate kinase: protein MNCMTIWGFMGAGKSTIGRALAQRYAWKWIDSDTEIEKQAKLTIPDIFQRYGESYFRQLETQFLEDLWHQVQRNQPASELLVITTGGGMPIQEENRRWLKKLGISIYLHVPFDTIVDRLKRDSQRPLWDGTQLEAMKCKYEARLPYYRQADVIIETQGKSVEEIVQDIAAAIRHWRSS, encoded by the coding sequence ATGAACTGTATGACTATCTGGGGATTTATGGGAGCTGGCAAGAGTACGATCGGCCGGGCCTTGGCCCAAAGATATGCCTGGAAATGGATTGACAGCGATACGGAAATTGAAAAACAAGCAAAACTAACCATACCCGACATTTTTCAACGTTATGGGGAAAGTTACTTCCGGCAGTTGGAGACCCAGTTTTTAGAGGATTTGTGGCACCAAGTCCAGCGGAACCAACCAGCGTCTGAACTGTTGGTTATAACGACGGGTGGAGGTATGCCCATTCAGGAAGAAAACCGGCGTTGGTTAAAAAAATTAGGCATCAGCATTTACCTGCACGTTCCGTTTGATACCATTGTCGACAGGCTGAAGAGGGACAGTCAGCGCCCGTTATGGGACGGTACCCAGCTTGAGGCCATGAAGTGCAAATATGAAGCCCGTTTGCCCTACTACCGTCAAGCAGATGTGATCATTGAAACCCAAGGCAAATCTGTGGAAGAGATCGTCCAAGACATCGCGGCGGCGATTCGTCACTGGCGATCAAGCTGA
- the ilvA gene encoding threonine ammonia-lyase, producing MLSQEDIKTARQVVSAIAHTTPLDFSHTYSTLTNNEVYLKLENLQKTGSFKIRGAYNKLMSLTAAEKKRGVVAASAGNHAQGVAYSSSRAQINCTVVMPEGAPLAKVEATKNYGANVILHGHTFDEALAFAQMQQQQTGAVFVHAFDDPHVIAGQGTIGLEILEQLPNVDSIVCPIGGGGLIAGIALAVKASHPHIKVYGVQAAQCPSMLSSLNAQQLVQVTTQGTIADGIAVKRPGKLTFDLVQQYVDDVVTVSEDEIARTMLYLLERSKLLVEGSGAVSLAALLNGKLNLKQQKVAVIISGGNVDITFVSRIIELGLIEAGRYLSIVTVVPDRPGNLSRLLTLLADLKANVISVNHYRISPRLKPGQTEIEIAMETRDHKHIKAIETKLTESGYHFIKKV from the coding sequence GTGCTGTCCCAAGAGGATATTAAAACTGCCCGTCAAGTGGTGAGTGCCATTGCCCATACGACCCCCCTTGATTTTTCACATACATACAGCACATTGACCAATAACGAGGTTTATTTAAAATTGGAAAATTTACAAAAAACTGGGTCATTCAAGATCCGAGGGGCCTACAACAAACTGATGTCATTGACAGCAGCGGAAAAAAAACGGGGAGTGGTGGCTGCTTCAGCCGGCAATCATGCTCAAGGGGTAGCCTATAGCAGCAGCCGGGCTCAAATCAACTGTACGGTAGTGATGCCGGAAGGTGCCCCTTTGGCCAAGGTGGAAGCCACTAAAAACTACGGGGCTAACGTGATTTTGCATGGGCACACCTTTGATGAAGCCCTTGCTTTTGCCCAGATGCAACAGCAACAAACAGGCGCTGTGTTTGTTCACGCCTTCGATGACCCCCACGTCATCGCTGGTCAGGGAACCATTGGACTTGAAATTTTGGAGCAGCTTCCCAATGTGGACAGCATCGTCTGCCCCATTGGAGGCGGAGGGCTTATTGCGGGTATTGCCCTTGCGGTAAAAGCATCTCATCCTCACATTAAGGTGTACGGTGTCCAAGCAGCCCAGTGTCCCAGCATGCTCTCGTCACTGAATGCCCAGCAGCTTGTGCAAGTCACCACCCAAGGGACGATCGCCGATGGCATCGCAGTCAAAAGACCTGGGAAATTAACTTTTGACCTTGTACAACAATATGTAGACGATGTGGTGACCGTAAGTGAAGATGAGATCGCCCGTACCATGCTGTATTTGTTGGAGAGGAGCAAATTACTGGTTGAAGGCTCCGGTGCGGTGAGTTTGGCGGCCCTGTTAAACGGTAAGCTCAACCTAAAGCAACAAAAAGTGGCTGTGATTATTAGCGGCGGCAATGTGGATATTACTTTTGTCTCCCGGATAATTGAACTGGGACTGATTGAAGCGGGGCGTTATCTCAGTATTGTTACAGTTGTACCGGACCGGCCCGGAAACCTGAGCCGCCTGCTGACCCTGTTGGCGGACCTGAAAGCAAACGTCATCTCCGTTAACCATTATCGTATCAGCCCCCGTCTCAAACCTGGCCAAACAGAAATTGAGATCGCTATGGAGACAAGGGACCATAAGCATATCAAGGCGATCGAGACTAAGCTTACTGAAAGTGGCTATCATTTCATAAAGAAAGTATAA
- a CDS encoding ComGF family competence protein: MNYFLAVSQSWQSALPLEREAQIFFQQFEREVQQAQEYSIEGQRILFFDESDRITYEKHGDVIRRQLNSEGHVVMCQFVKQVSFSPVNNQLFSIDITLEKDGQLFHTQRWIGLRAVKGE; this comes from the coding sequence TTGAATTATTTTCTTGCCGTGTCCCAATCATGGCAGAGTGCATTGCCTTTAGAAAGGGAGGCCCAAATTTTCTTTCAGCAGTTTGAACGGGAAGTACAGCAGGCACAGGAGTACAGTATAGAAGGTCAGCGTATACTTTTCTTCGATGAAAGTGACCGGATCACTTATGAAAAGCATGGTGATGTGATCAGACGCCAATTAAATAGTGAGGGGCATGTTGTGATGTGTCAATTTGTCAAGCAAGTTTCATTTTCGCCGGTTAACAACCAACTCTTTAGCATTGATATAACTCTAGAGAAGGATGGACAGCTGTTTCACACCCAACGCTGGATAGGATTACGAGCGGTAAAAGGGGAATGA
- a CDS encoding prepilin-type N-terminal cleavage/methylation domain-containing protein has protein sequence MARRQQGFFLVEVIIALFVFSLVCAMLFPMWQVLQEKRIEQQHKSLALDIAQNEMERFRAGFIDDEETEREIILQEHQFQVRWHLDKQVNWEEGKVEIEWTTLGEAGNKNRLVFVVCRNSKD, from the coding sequence GTGGCGCGTCGCCAACAGGGTTTTTTTCTGGTTGAAGTGATCATCGCCTTGTTCGTTTTTTCCCTAGTCTGTGCCATGCTGTTTCCGATGTGGCAAGTTTTGCAGGAAAAAAGAATCGAACAGCAGCACAAGAGTTTAGCACTTGATATAGCCCAAAATGAGATGGAGCGTTTTCGAGCTGGTTTTATTGATGACGAGGAAACAGAACGGGAGATTATACTTCAGGAGCATCAGTTTCAGGTTAGGTGGCACCTGGACAAGCAGGTCAATTGGGAAGAAGGAAAGGTAGAGATTGAGTGGACTACGCTGGGAGAGGCAGGGAACAAGAACAGGTTAGTGTTTGTTGTCTGCAGAAACAGCAAGGATTAA
- the comGD gene encoding competence type IV pilus minor pilin ComGD, which produces MLKARPLSQDGLALAEMLMVLAIFSILIMMVIPAYHSPHQRLEKEEFFQQLENDLVLAQQAAITELRVVELEFNPVNRLYLVRYRDGDTIVVRRFPDGVSLSTNFSRNRFHFNRHGHISQGGRLFFHYETPNGTETRTYIFQLASGRYRVE; this is translated from the coding sequence ATGCTTAAAGCAAGACCTTTATCCCAGGACGGTTTAGCCCTAGCGGAGATGTTGATGGTTTTGGCTATTTTTTCAATCCTTATCATGATGGTTATTCCGGCGTATCATTCTCCCCACCAGCGTCTGGAGAAGGAAGAATTTTTTCAACAGCTGGAGAATGACTTGGTACTCGCCCAACAGGCAGCGATAACAGAGCTGCGTGTTGTTGAATTGGAGTTTAACCCGGTGAACAGGCTTTATCTTGTTCGCTATAGGGATGGGGATACCATTGTTGTGCGCAGATTTCCAGATGGGGTTTCCTTAAGCACCAATTTTTCCCGCAATCGTTTCCATTTTAATCGGCATGGACACATCAGCCAGGGAGGACGGTTGTTTTTCCACTATGAAACGCCAAACGGGACGGAAACAAGGACATATATTTTTCAACTGGCCTCGGGGCGTTATCGGGTGGAGTAA
- the comGC gene encoding competence type IV pilus major pilin ComGC: MKLNRIGSRHKEGGFTLIEMLIVLFIIGALLLVIIPNLTDSGVQAQQKACDANKQMIEAQAETYYLENNHQYPSVNDLVQSNYLKEIPRCPLKPEDTTAYSINEDGSVTCAYHDKSTNGE; the protein is encoded by the coding sequence ATGAAATTGAACAGAATCGGTTCAAGGCATAAGGAAGGGGGGTTTACCTTAATTGAGATGTTGATCGTTTTGTTTATTATTGGTGCCTTGTTGCTGGTTATTATTCCCAACTTAACCGATTCAGGTGTCCAAGCCCAGCAAAAGGCATGTGATGCCAATAAGCAGATGATTGAAGCACAAGCAGAGACGTACTATCTGGAAAATAATCATCAGTATCCTTCGGTGAATGATTTGGTTCAGAGCAATTATCTTAAAGAAATTCCCAGATGTCCGCTTAAACCGGAAGATACGACGGCTTACTCCATTAACGAGGATGGAAGCGTAACGTGTGCATATCACGATAAGTCAACTAATGGCGAATAG